From Pagrus major chromosome 2, Pma_NU_1.0, one genomic window encodes:
- the LOC141015459 gene encoding extracellular calcium-sensing receptor-like encodes MHKAGDVVLGGIFRIHFFSVFPDLSFTSEPQQPTCHGFDVVGFRMAETMAFAIDEINRNFNLLPNVTLGYNLYDNCFKLGIGFRAGLSAVSGQEKQFILNDTCAGTPPVVGIVGDSSSTHSIAISSVLGLYRVPMVSYFATCSCLSDRRKFPSFFRTIPSDAFQVQAMIQILKRFGWSWAGLLVSDDDYGLHTARSFQSDLAQSGGGCLAYLEVLPWSNDPDELRRIVDVMEKSTAHVVIVFAHESSMINLMEEVVRQNVTGLQWMASEAWTASTVLQTPDLMPYLAGTLGISIRRGEIPGFREFLLQMLPDLHHNNSYGNSIVNRFWEFTFQCRFTPPPAGWVEAGGTLCTGQENLEDVETELLDVSNLRPEYNVYKAVYALAYALDDMLQCEPGKGPFSGHSCGNLKELEPWQLVYYLEKVNFTTTFGDQVSFDENGDALAIYDVMNWLWLPDGRTEVQNVGEVKRSASKGEELTIDEDKIFWNFESKKPPRSVCSESCPPGTRMARKKGEPVCCFDCILCSEGKISNKTDAMGCTSCSGDFWSSPQRDHCVPKKTEFLSFHEPLGIGLTAASLLGTCMCAVVMGIFIYHRSTPIVRANNSELSFQLLLSLKLCFLCSLLFIGRPRLWTCQLRHAAFGISFVLCVSCILVKTMVVLAVFKASKPGGGASLKWFGVLQQRGTVIVLTSIQAAICTAWLVSASPTSHKNTQYYNDKIVYECAVGSTVGFAVLLGYIGSLASLSFLIAFIARNLPDSFNEAKLITFSMLIFCAVWVAFVPAYISSPGKYADTVEVFAILASSFGLLVALFGPKCYVILLRPERNTKKAIMGRENQTQ; translated from the exons ATGCACAAGGCTGGAGATGTGGTTCTAGGTGGGATATTTCGAATCcacttcttctctgtctttcctgACCTTTCTTTTACCTCAGAGCCACAACAACCTACTTGCCACGG TTTTGATGTTGTAGGATTTAGGATGGCCGAGACCATGGCCTTTGCCATTGATGAGATCAACAGAAACTTCAACCTACTACCTAATGTGACTCTGGGATACAATCTTTATGATAACTGTTTCAAACTAGGGATTGGATTTCGTGCAGGATTATCCGCAGTCAGTGGTCAAGAGAAGCAGTTTATATTAAATGACACCTGTGCAGGAACCCCTCCAGTTGTAGGGATTGTGGGTGATTCTTCTTCTACTCATTCTATTGCCATCTCCTCTGTCTTAGGTTTGTACAGAGTACCTATG GTGAGTTATTTTGCCACATGTTCCTGTCTGAGTGACCGGCGAAAGTTTCCATCCTTCTTTAGGACGATCCCAAGTGATGCTTTCCAG GTGCAGGCTATGATTCAGATACTGAAACGTTTTGGCTGGAGTTGGGCAGGTCTGTTGGTCAGTGATGATGACTATGGACTCCACACTGCTCGATCCTTCCAATCTGACCTGGCTCAGTCTGGTGGAGGTTGTCTTGCCTACTTAGAGGTGTTGCCATGGAGCAATGACCCAGATGAACTAAGGAGGATCGTGGATGTGATGGAGAAATCCACAGCTCATGTGGTCATTGTGTTTGCACACGAGAGTTCCATGATTAACCTCATGGAAGAG GTGGTGAGGCAGAATGTGACAGGCCTGCAGTGGATGGCCAGTGAAGCATGGACAGCTTCTACTGTCCTCCAGACCCCTGACTTAATGCCGTATCTTGCTGGCACACTGGGCATTTCCATCCGTCGAGGAGAAATACCAGGCTTCAGGGAATTCCTCCTACAAATGCTTCCTGACTtacaccacaacaacagctatgGAAATAGCATA GTAAACCGGTTTTGGGAATTCACATTTCAATGTAGATTCACACCACCTCCTGCAGGTTGGGTGGAGGCTGGGGGAACATTATGTACTGGACAGGAAAATCTAGAGGATGTGGAGACTGAGTTGTTAGACGTTTCCAATCTCAGGCCAGAGTATAATGTGTACAAGGCTGTGTATGCTCTGGCCTATGCCCTTGATGACATGTTGCAGTGTGAACCAGGGAAAGGGCCTTTCAGCGGGCACAGCTGTGGCAATTTGAAAGAACTGGAGCCATGGCAG CTAGTGTATTACTTGGAAAAAGTCAACTTCACTACAACATTTGGTGATCAAGTGTCATTTGATGAGAATGGTGATGCCTTAGCAATCTATGACGTCATGAACTGGCTGTGGCTCCCTGATGGAAGAACTGAAGTTCAGAATGTGGGTGAGGTCAAGAGGTCGGCTTCCAAAGGTGAAGAACTCACAAttgatgaagacaaaatctTCTGGAACTTTGAATCAAAAAAG CCACCCCGctcagtgtgcagtgaaagcTGTCCTCCAGGTACCCGCATGGCCAGAAAGAAAGGGGaacctgtgtgctgttttgactGCATCCTTTGTTCTGAGGGGAAGATCAGCAATAAAACTG ATGCCATGGGGTGCACCAGCTGTTCTGGGGACTTCTGGTCCAGCCCCCAGCGTGACCACTGTGTTCCTAAGAAAACAGAATTTCTCTCTTTCCATGAGCCTCTGGGTATCGGCTTGACAGCTGCCTCCTTGCTGGgcacatgtatgtgtgctgtTGTCATGGGCATCTTTATTTATCATCGTAGCACACCCATAGTACGTGCCAACAATTCAGAACTGAGTTTCCAGTTACTACTGTCTCTTAAgttatgtttcctgtgttcacTGCTGTTTATCGGTCGTCCCAGACTGTGGACATGCCAGCTGAGACATGCAGCATTTGGGATcagctttgtgctttgtgtctcaTGTATTTTGGTAAAAACCATGGTGGTTCTGGCTGTGTTCAAAGCCTCCAAGCCAGGAGGTGGAGCCAGCCTGAAGTGGTTTGGTGttttgcagcagagaggaacagtTATTGTTCTCACTTCTATTCAGGCAGCAATCTGCACTGCTTGGCTTGTATCTGCCTCCCCAACTTCccataaaaacactcaatactACAATGATAAGATTGTTTATGAGTGTGCAGTTGGGTCCACAGTTGGTTTTGCCGTGTTACTGGGCTATATTGGCTCATTGGCTTCCCTCAGTTTTCTGATTGCATTTATAGCAAGGAATCTTCCAGATAGTTTCAATGAGGCCAAACTCATCACTTTCAGCATGCtgatcttctgtgctgtgtggGTGGCCTTTGTCCCTGCTTATATCAGCTCACCAGGCAAATATGCAGATACAGTGGAGGTATTTGCCATCCTGGCCTCCAGTTTTGGTCTCTTGGTGGCACTGTTTGGACCCAAATGTTACGTAATCCTGCTGAGACCAGAGAGGAACACGAAGAAGGCAATCATGGGGCGGGAAAACCAGACCCAGTAA